In a single window of the Limnochorda sp. L945t genome:
- the rplK gene encoding 50S ribosomal protein L11, with translation MAKKVAAQVKLQIPAGKATPAPPVGTALGPHGVNIMEFCKAFNARTAKEAGTIIPVEITIFEDRSFTFVTKTPPAAVLLLKAAGIEKGSGVPNKQKVAKVTRAQVEEIARTKMPDLNASDLAAAVRMVEGTARSMGIVVEG, from the coding sequence ATGGCCAAGAAGGTAGCCGCTCAGGTGAAGCTCCAGATCCCCGCAGGAAAGGCGACGCCTGCTCCCCCGGTGGGTACCGCCCTGGGGCCGCACGGGGTCAACATCATGGAGTTCTGCAAGGCGTTCAACGCCCGGACGGCCAAGGAGGCCGGGACCATCATCCCGGTGGAGATCACCATCTTCGAAGACCGCTCCTTCACCTTCGTCACCAAGACCCCTCCGGCCGCGGTGCTGCTGCTCAAGGCGGCGGGCATCGAGAAAGGGTCGGGGGTGCCCAACAAGCAGAAGGTCGCCAAGGTGACGAGGGCGCAGGTCGAGGAGATCGCCCGCACCAAGATGCCCGATCTCAACGCCTCTGACCTGGCGGCGGCGGTGCGCATGGTGGAGGGCACGGCCCGC